In the Gossypium arboreum isolate Shixiya-1 chromosome 10, ASM2569848v2, whole genome shotgun sequence genome, one interval contains:
- the LOC108480105 gene encoding disease resistance protein RPV1-like, whose translation MASSSTSSRQMKHQVFLSFRGEDTRLNFTSHLLKALKNRGLNVFFDEEKLEKGEQLSQAISQAIAASNLSILVLSKDYASSKSCLGELSQIMKCKKTQGHIVLPIFYHVDPSHVRNIGGTFKTSFGEHESKRPVDEVKRWKAAFTEVGTLKGWHIEGGKFDRSETEYIKDVVGYVLKKLNSNCTSVSEELVGIEYQKNAILKLIKQKDCRVLGLWGMGGQGKTTLAEAVYKEISSEFESSWFLQNVREKVEKQGKESLRNQLFSKLLNSDVDIGTPCIKFTLTQKRLINKKVLVVLDDVDDRDQIEYMGVEYFGDGSKTIITSRDRQVLESGGADTIHEVKGLNEKDSLQLFSTFALKQLNTAVGFQDLSRRFVKYTQGNPLALKVLGSDLNKRSINYWESKVEKLKDCPPEKKIAEALKSSYDGLDIVEQNIFLDIACFFKGEPIKRTKLILSGCYKGADCGINKLVDKCLINVSSSPKFFPGWGYHIMRNLTLPDIIDMHDTLEEMGKDIVCQESKTLGKCSRLWNLKHVEEVLKYNKGTDRIRGIKLDMPRMDNLSFQPSVFKNMTNLRYVFFHFASGSPPYSFGGKLKYYKLPIFNLDIKSIPDELRYLRWDYYPFKSLSTNFNPKNLVALILQHGNMEQLWNKDHQDLVYLREINIFGCKNLKKIPNLLGALNLKTLDCEECESLVELGCLDHLTSLETGIKEVPFFVKLLDRLQRLTLTKSMVKDGSSNISKLKSQKNLDLSGCPIVKFPTVDVPSPSLRFKSLKYMHMGGCTSLKLLSELPPYLHQLDVHGCRSLEKVSFADQNLYQFDSLDDDNDDNEFFMLFCNCFNLNQESTNNIEANAMLKIGSLAKEWAATYAGKSRAKEWAATSARKYRHDNSSYFICCFPGNKISANKFNCQSMDCQSIYSSLRMAPSLSLKIAPNGGSGRRFLVFAICIVVDLTCYPRRYPQCICEYELTADRFGYEKRTTGISMLGLRKARHYMGDHVGDHVFILSSNNMVKKDQNYVMASFQFYINDWAGEKEIQVERCGVHVFYVDA comes from the exons ATGGCGTCTTCTTCAACTTCTTCTCGTCAAATGAAACACCAAGTTTTCTTGAGCTTTAGAGGTGAAGACACACGCCTTAACTTCACCAGTCATCTACTCAAAGCTTTGAAAAACAGGGGACTGAATGTCTTCTTCGATGAAGAAAAACTAGAGAAAGGGGAGCAACTTTCACAAGCAATTTCTCAAGCAATTGCAGCCTCAAATCTCTCAATCCTTGTTTTATCTAAAGACTATGCTTCTTCGAAATCATGCTTAGGTGAACTCTCTCAGATCATGAAGTGTAAAAAGACTCAAGGACATATTGTTCTTCCCATCTTTTACCATGTTGATCCATCCCATGTGCGAAATATTGGTGGGACTTTTAAGACATCCTTCGGAGAGCATGAATCAAAGAGGCCGGTTGATGAAGTGAAGCGATGGAAAGCAGCCTTCACTGAAGTCGGTACATTAAAAGGGTGGCATATAGAAGGAGGCAAATTTGATAg ATCTGAAACTGAGTACATTAAAGATGTGGTTGGATATGTTTTAAAAAAGTTGAATAGCAATTGTACAAGTGTTTCTGAAGAATTGGTTGGAATAGAATATCAGAAAAATGCTATTTTGAAGCTGATTAAGCAAAAAGACTGTCGTGTATTAGGACTTTGGGGAATGGGTGGTCAAGGTAAAACAACCCTTGCTGAGGCTGTATATAAAGAAATCTCTTCAGAATTTGAAAGTAGTTGGTTTCTTCAAAATGTTAGGGAGAAAGTAGAAAAACAAGGGAAGGAATCTTTACGGAATCAACTTTTTTCGAAATTATTGAACTCAGATGTTGATATAGGCACCCCCTGCATTAAATTCACTTTAACTCAAAAGAGGCTGATCAACAAGAAGGTACTTGTTGTCCTTGATGATGTTGATGACAGAGACCAAATAGAGTATATGGGTGTTGAATATTTTGGTGATGGAAGTAAAACCATTATAACATCAAGAGATAGACAAGTGCTTGAGAGTGGAGGAGCTGACACAATACATGAGGTGAAAGGGTTAAATGAGAAGGATTCTCTTCAACTTTTTTCTACCTTTGCGTTGAAGCAGTTGAATACCGCAGTTGGTTTTCAAGATCTATCCCGTAGGTTTGTAAAGTACACCCAAGGCAATCCACTTGCGCTTAAAGTTTTGGGTTCTGATTTAAATAAAAGAAGTATAAATTATTGGGAAAGTAAGGTGGAGAAGCTAAAGGACTGTCCCCCAGAGAAAAAAATTGCAGAGGCTTTGAAAAGTAGTTATGATGGGCTAGATATAGTAGAGCAGAATATATTTCTTGACATTGCATGCTTCTTTAAAGGGGAACCCATAAAAAGAACAAAACTTATTCTAAGTGGTTGTTATAAGGGTGCAGACTGTGGAATCAACAAATTGGTTGACAAATGCCTCATCAATGTCTCATCTTCTCCAAAGTTCTTTCCTGGTTGGGGTTATCATATAATGcgcaatttgacattaccagatATAATTGATATGCATGATACGCTTGAAGAGATGGGAAAGGACATTGTTTGTCAAGAATCTAAAACCCTTGGTAAGTGCAGTAGACTATGGAATCTTAAACACGTGGAAGAAGTGCTCAAATATAATAAA GGAACAGATCGAATTCGAGGAATAAAGTTAGACATGCCACGTATGGATAACTTATCATTCCAACCTTCTGTTTTTAAAAACATGACTAATCTTAGATATGTTTTCTTCCATTTTGCTTCGGGTTCGCCGCCATATTCGTTCGGGGGAAAGCTTAAATATTATAAGCTACCTATATTCAATCTTGATATTAAATCTATTCCGGATGAGCTAAGGTATCTTCGATGGGATTATTACCCCTTCAAATCTTTATCAACAAATTTTAATCCAAAGAACCTTGTTGCATTGATATTACAACATGGAAACATGGAacaattatggaacaaagatcatcag GATCTTGTTTATTTACGggaaattaatatttttggttgcAAAAATTTAAAGAAGATCCCTAATTTATTAGGAGCCCTCAACCTTAAAACACTTGACTGTGAAGAATGTGAAAGTTTGGTCGAACTTGGTTGCCTTGACCATTTGACATCACTTGAAACAGGAATAAAAGAAGTACCTTTTTTCGTTAAGCTTCTCGACAGACTTCAACGGTTGACCTTGACAAAGTCAATGGTAAAAGATGGATCAAGCAATATTTCAAAGTTGAAATCCCAAAAAAATCTAGATCTCAGTGGTTGTCCAATCGTTAAATTTCCAACTGTTGATGTGCCCTCACCAAGCTTGAGGTTTAAAAGCCTTAAGTATATGCATATGGGTGGTTGCACGAGCCTCAAATTACTCTCAGAGCTTCCACCATATCTGCACCAGTTGGATGTACATGGCTGCAGATCATTAGAAAAAGTTTCCTTTGCGGATCAAAATTTATATCAGTTTGATTCATTAgatgatgataatgatgataaTGAGTTTTTCATGCTATTCTGTAATTGTTTCAACTTGAATCAAGAGTCAACTAATAACATTGAGGCCAATGCCATGCTCAAAATTGGATCCCTAGCTAAGGAATGGGCAGCGACATATGCTGGGAAATCCCGAGCTAAGGAATGGGCAGCGACATCTGCTAGGAAATACCGGCATGATAACTCTTCATATTTTATTTGTTGTTTCCCAGGAAACAAAATTTCAGCAAATAAGTTCAATTGTCAGAGCATGGATTGTCAGAGCATCTATTCTTCCTTACGCATGGCTCCTTCCTTAAGTTTGAAGATAGCCCCAAATGGGGGTAGTGGGCGCAGATTTTTGGTTTTTGCTATCTGCATTGTGGTTGATCTCACTTGCTACCCTAGAAGATATCCTCAATGTATTTGTGAGTACGAACTTACAGCCGACCGTTTTGGTTATGAAAAGCGAACAACTGGAATATCTATGTTAGGGCTTCGTAAGGCAAGGCATTACATGGGTGATCACGTGGGTGATCACGTCTTTATTCTATCTAGCAACAACATGGTTAAAAAAGACCAGAATTATGTGATGGCATCATTTCAATTCTACATCAATGATTGGGCGGGCGAAAAAGAGATCCAGGTGGAGAGATGTGGTGTTCATGTATTTTACGTGGATGCATAG